The following proteins are co-located in the Bordetella bronchialis genome:
- a CDS encoding amino acid ABC transporter substrate-binding protein, producing MKKQLLEKGPVDALRRLCMGRAMKAAAALAMAMAAAGMAGGAVAQESKPIRVGVALSQSGNLADSAKHYWEGVALWRDQVNARGGLLGRKVELIVYDDRSDPATAARLYEKLITDDNVDLLFGPWGSASAATASGVANRHKRIFFNSGGASEQIQERGYKYVFQTAAPISAYVASVGPLAEKYNLKTIAFFGRDYPAARDMEKSIKAIAEKRNLKVLASEFFPAGTTDFSSMIAQARQSQPDIWVSVGYPNEAIEMVRQFKASNYLPKVFVHNGVSIDDFLKASGKDGEYAFGMSLYEPSLKTQGNVEFVKAYQQTYKSDPGYYSAFSYAGATVMEAAVKAAGSLDQDKLREVLTTLEVDTVMGHHKVDPKTGKQVGVTGLLVQVRDGKREIVMPTDLKTTDAVIPMPAWNKR from the coding sequence ATGAAGAAGCAGCTGCTGGAAAAGGGCCCGGTGGACGCACTGCGCCGCCTTTGCATGGGCCGCGCGATGAAGGCCGCGGCCGCCCTGGCGATGGCCATGGCCGCCGCCGGCATGGCGGGCGGCGCGGTGGCGCAGGAAAGCAAGCCGATACGCGTGGGCGTGGCGCTGTCCCAGTCCGGCAACCTGGCCGACAGCGCCAAGCATTACTGGGAAGGCGTCGCCCTGTGGCGCGACCAGGTCAACGCCCGCGGCGGCCTGCTGGGCCGCAAGGTCGAGCTGATCGTGTACGACGATCGCAGCGATCCGGCGACCGCGGCGCGCCTGTACGAAAAGCTGATCACCGACGACAATGTGGACCTGCTGTTCGGGCCCTGGGGCTCGGCCTCCGCCGCGACGGCGTCCGGTGTCGCGAACCGCCATAAGCGCATCTTCTTCAACTCCGGCGGCGCATCCGAGCAGATCCAGGAGCGCGGCTACAAATACGTCTTCCAGACCGCCGCGCCCATCAGCGCCTACGTCGCCAGCGTCGGCCCCCTGGCGGAAAAGTACAACCTGAAGACCATCGCCTTTTTCGGGCGCGACTATCCCGCCGCGCGCGACATGGAGAAGTCCATCAAGGCGATAGCCGAGAAGCGCAACCTGAAGGTCCTGGCATCGGAGTTCTTCCCCGCCGGCACCACGGATTTTTCGTCGATGATCGCGCAGGCCAGGCAGTCGCAGCCCGACATCTGGGTATCCGTGGGCTATCCCAACGAGGCCATCGAGATGGTGCGCCAGTTCAAGGCGTCCAACTACCTGCCCAAGGTCTTCGTGCACAACGGCGTATCCATCGACGACTTCCTGAAGGCATCCGGCAAGGACGGCGAATACGCCTTCGGCATGTCGCTGTACGAGCCATCCCTGAAGACCCAGGGCAACGTCGAGTTCGTCAAGGCCTACCAGCAAACCTACAAGAGCGATCCGGGCTATTACTCCGCCTTCTCCTACGCCGGCGCCACCGTCATGGAGGCCGCCGTCAAGGCCGCCGGCTCGCTGGACCAGGACAAGCTGCGCGAGGTCCTGACCACCCTGGAGGTCGACACCGTAATGGGCCACCACAAGGTGGACCCGAAGACCGGCAAGCAGGTGGGCGTGACCGGCCTGCTCGTGCAGGTACGCGACGGCAAGCGCGAGATCGTCATGCCCACGGACCTGAAGACCACCGATGCGGTGATTCCGATGCCTGCGTGGAACAAACGCTGA
- a CDS encoding ABC transporter ATP-binding protein codes for MSTDQAVFLDMQGVTTGYGDVAVVRNASMRFASGGITAVIGSNGAGKSTAIKAAAGLLPAWKGRVLVGGADVTREAPHKRLARGLAFVPQGRIVLPDMTVRENLDIGAYILGKDRARIGQALERVVATFPVIGQRMRQLAGTMSGGEQQMLAIARALMTSPTAIILDEPSLGLSPKFVNAVFEKLVELSASGLTVIMVEQKASRALQIADHGYVMHTGQVVYAGSGRELLDNPNVQRLFLGEVPEEIDRLVAAAHDAEAIDA; via the coding sequence ATGAGCACAGACCAAGCGGTTTTCCTGGACATGCAGGGCGTCACCACCGGCTACGGCGACGTGGCGGTGGTGCGCAATGCCAGCATGCGTTTCGCCAGCGGCGGCATCACCGCCGTCATCGGGTCCAACGGGGCCGGCAAGTCCACCGCGATCAAGGCCGCGGCCGGGCTGCTGCCCGCATGGAAGGGCCGCGTGCTGGTGGGCGGCGCCGACGTCACCCGCGAGGCCCCGCACAAGCGCCTGGCGCGCGGCCTGGCCTTCGTCCCGCAAGGACGCATCGTGCTGCCCGACATGACGGTGCGCGAGAACCTGGACATCGGCGCCTATATCCTGGGCAAGGACCGCGCGCGCATCGGACAGGCCCTGGAGCGCGTCGTTGCGACCTTTCCCGTGATCGGCCAGCGCATGCGGCAACTGGCCGGCACCATGAGCGGCGGCGAACAGCAGATGCTGGCCATCGCCAGGGCGCTGATGACCTCGCCCACGGCCATCATCCTGGACGAACCGTCCCTGGGCCTGTCGCCGAAGTTCGTCAACGCCGTCTTCGAGAAACTGGTGGAACTCTCGGCCTCCGGCCTGACCGTCATCATGGTGGAACAGAAGGCCTCGCGCGCGCTGCAGATCGCCGACCACGGCTACGTCATGCACACCGGCCAGGTCGTCTACGCCGGCTCCGGCCGCGAACTGCTGGACAACCCCAACGTGCAACGGCTGTTCCTGGGCGAAGTCCCGGAGGAGATCGACCGACTGGTCGCCGCCGCGCATGACGCCGAGGCCATCGACGCATGA
- a CDS encoding HpcH/HpaI aldolase/citrate lyase family protein: protein MSARIAKEAGAGPAPRLRRTLLMTPGNREDRLRKAATYGADVLVYDLEDGVPPAQKAEARRCVAAVLRQAPAASSLPGSPAADADRPSSTPGGNRAPPLEYCVRINALDTPYGGDDLAALPFDRLDSIMVPKVESADMLRAVDARLLALHADRGRDRPIELIALIETPRGVLRALDIADAVPRTSALFFGSGDYTSALGAAVTEATLHYPRATIAAAAAAAGLQAIDAAYFQDVKNAQATREDAVVARAMGYAGKVVFHPNQVDVVNDIFSPTEAEIEHAARLVAAYDAQIARGHGTSVMDSAFVAVDLIPPARRLLRLAHAIAKRKPTP, encoded by the coding sequence ATGAGCGCCAGGATTGCCAAGGAAGCCGGGGCCGGGCCGGCGCCGCGCCTGCGGCGCACCCTGTTGATGACGCCCGGCAACCGCGAAGACCGCCTGCGCAAGGCCGCCACCTACGGCGCCGATGTACTGGTCTACGACCTGGAGGACGGCGTTCCGCCCGCGCAAAAGGCGGAGGCGCGACGCTGCGTGGCGGCCGTGCTGCGGCAAGCGCCGGCCGCGTCCAGCCTGCCGGGGTCACCGGCAGCCGACGCGGACCGGCCTTCCTCCACGCCCGGCGGGAACCGCGCACCGCCCCTGGAGTATTGCGTACGCATCAACGCCCTCGACACGCCGTATGGCGGCGACGATCTCGCCGCCCTGCCCTTCGACCGGCTGGACAGCATCATGGTCCCCAAGGTCGAATCCGCCGACATGTTGCGCGCCGTCGACGCGCGCCTGCTCGCCCTGCATGCCGACCGCGGCCGCGACCGCCCCATCGAACTGATCGCCCTTATCGAGACGCCGCGCGGCGTCCTGCGCGCGCTGGACATCGCCGACGCCGTACCGCGCACCAGCGCCCTTTTCTTCGGCTCGGGCGACTATACCTCCGCACTGGGCGCCGCCGTCACCGAAGCCACGCTGCACTACCCCCGCGCCACCATCGCCGCGGCCGCGGCGGCCGCCGGGCTGCAAGCCATCGACGCCGCCTACTTCCAGGACGTCAAGAACGCCCAGGCCACGCGCGAAGACGCCGTGGTGGCCCGCGCGATGGGCTACGCCGGCAAGGTGGTGTTCCATCCCAACCAGGTGGACGTGGTGAACGACATCTTCTCGCCCACCGAAGCCGAAATCGAACACGCCGCCCGCCTCGTCGCCGCCTACGACGCGCAGATCGCGCGTGGCCATGGCACCAGCGTCATGGATAGCGCGTTCGTGGCGGTCGACCTGATCCCGCCCGCCCGGCGCCTGCTGCGCCTGGCGCACGCCATCGCGAAACGGAAGCCCACGCCATGA
- a CDS encoding HpcH/HpaI aldolase/citrate lyase family protein yields the protein MTPTPHHPPVTIPPRPQRLQRSELAVPATNPRFFAKAAASAADVVFLDLEDAVAPAAKDQARAQAIAALNEIDWGRKTMAVRVNGLDTPWAHRDILDVARQAPRLDLILLPKAGSAFDVQFVDQLLTLIERETGRPKRVGIEVLIETALGVANAEAIAASSPRLEAMIFGVGDYTVDMRTYDAVFGTPSERYAVLTSAAGNGARQRHWNDQWHFAMARIANACRAYGLRPVDGPYTDFRDTEGYQACAARAAALGFEGKWAIHPSQIDMANEAFSPTAAQLEWAAHVEALIEETNRSGQGAVGDGGVLIDMAHLKQARQLRHRQALIDRIARD from the coding sequence ATGACGCCAACCCCGCACCATCCGCCCGTCACCATCCCCCCACGACCCCAACGCCTGCAGCGTTCCGAACTGGCCGTCCCGGCGACCAACCCGCGTTTCTTCGCCAAGGCCGCCGCCAGCGCGGCGGACGTCGTCTTCCTGGACCTGGAGGACGCCGTGGCGCCCGCCGCCAAGGACCAGGCCCGTGCCCAGGCCATCGCCGCGCTCAACGAGATCGATTGGGGCCGCAAGACCATGGCCGTGCGCGTGAACGGCCTGGACACGCCGTGGGCCCACCGCGATATCCTCGACGTTGCCCGGCAGGCCCCGCGCCTGGACCTGATCCTGCTACCCAAGGCCGGCTCGGCCTTCGACGTCCAGTTCGTCGACCAATTGCTGACGCTGATCGAACGCGAAACCGGCCGCCCCAAGCGCGTGGGCATCGAGGTCCTGATCGAAACCGCGCTGGGCGTGGCCAACGCCGAGGCCATCGCCGCATCCTCCCCCCGCCTGGAAGCCATGATTTTCGGCGTGGGCGACTACACCGTGGACATGCGAACCTACGATGCGGTGTTCGGCACCCCCAGCGAGCGCTACGCCGTGCTGACATCCGCCGCCGGCAACGGCGCGCGGCAGCGGCACTGGAACGACCAATGGCACTTCGCCATGGCCCGCATCGCCAACGCCTGCCGCGCCTACGGCCTGCGCCCGGTCGACGGTCCCTACACGGACTTCCGGGACACCGAAGGCTACCAAGCCTGCGCCGCCCGCGCCGCGGCCCTGGGCTTCGAAGGCAAATGGGCGATCCATCCTTCCCAGATCGATATGGCGAACGAAGCCTTTTCGCCGACGGCGGCGCAGTTGGAGTGGGCTGCGCATGTGGAGGCTCTGATCGAGGAAACCAACCGGTCGGGCCAAGGCGCGGTCGGCGATGGCGGCGTCCTGATCGACATGGCACACCTGAAACAAGCCAGGCAGCTGCGACACCGCCAGGCCCTGATCGATCGAATCGCCCGCGACTGA
- a CDS encoding autotransporter outer membrane beta-barrel domain-containing protein: MNLFHKTVWNSARQQYIVTSEVARGRAKSASSSSSRARRALMPGIALSCLAAGMAMPPIASASSCQTGTPGQSAPAGGQCTIADYNPPGSNGGVGEAVVDNGQTVTLRGTSVVGTGYNGNTTVPASTVNAISGSFDSSALVTGPQNVAVSARNPATGTNVVFRTFDSAAFLDKSNLSTPVNQFEDVNGDMYYQASLGRVDKTGGTLNVNLGATPSGSPTSNGILMVSKQTYLTSADGSGAADSRVVWQSRNTIDMGIDPGLPTPDQNGRLTVYVPVTTYAGTVSFNGATYQVTNAAELAAYNNVLVDALKNGVLTSQLEYDTAFAQAYTTVDKPVTYMTNTSDGDLTRTPNGDRYAILASGARGSATIAAGAQLDMVRASGAVKATDGATVTNEGILSGNVIQQVARVESGARFVNAASGVVSAGYQVGDKANTATDGLFYYTGSGIMASDTGTTVVNRGVVNVSGMSFDGYTTTGIGLANGAAGTNEGTINVGVNPGYTATVVGVNVRGGSSFTNTAGGTLYIGRAAQYATGDAVADVAIAGPTYGVRIMDTGDTAINDGQIVIGSQAQNAVAMFSTAPLSSLLQNNGTITINGAAGGLPMANIGMLADDNGAAGTGAIVRNAGVINVNGVNGIGVMVNADPGIAANAESSGTINVNGNADPASGTRNFGVWVDGAQGSASVTGAINLGGTGGIGVFAQHGGTVNVAAGSVPRFLGGTDQIGFFAAGAGSTINVSASAMTVDTERSTLFRVADGAAFTGASSGGAFDTTVSGTDARGVVATGRGTTMSTGNSTWRVTGAAGAAGGAVAIVNEGGAAGTIDAGTVIMLSRGGATAGIVDGQGHDLTGAAWGDPVATTLTNNAAIQSATDGVTGFAARNLGTLVNNNNVVLSGRSSIGVVVGAQGAVRNNSTIQVSHGDGALVQGANAWLENNGIIQANDGNAAVHLTGAGASVAFSGNGLIQAQGTADGILLDATATGGSVVGTAGTIVVSGTGMAMNNQAAGGVIALTDTLISTSGSGSAGISSSGANGDVLVTGGHIATTGAGAAGIHISSAGTLQLSNATVATAGELASGIMLDSGATAALMGASVTTTGPNAAALQVEGPAGAASASGSALRSAGGPGVLANAGGAVALNDTAVQGGTAAIAVTDTSGTGNVSTISVSGGSLSAQAGHAIDVTGARANISVRAGTTITAASGTLLNLRNASVVNLDAQGVTLNGDLIADAGSSGSVALRNGTVLTGRIDPLAVSIDTSSTWNVTASSETAALSNAGTIAFMAPTGDPTQAASYKTITASSYAGNNGTIALNTYVAGDGAPSDRLAIDGGGATGTTALRIQNTGGRGARTTGDGINVVTVTNGGTTAPGAFQLAAPVQAGAYEYLLYRGGSTSADDYFLRSSLGGPSSPGDPTPAGPPAYRPAVAGYAMMPALNLDYGFSMLGRLHERVGDVYATEQAQKGNRNGFWGRIGGDGLNADSGDRFSVNQHTFFMQFGKDWTLSQSAEGGSTHAGVTATLGVSNADFKDGKRDLNPTLSDKAGSATTQAQSLGGYYTKYWQDGSYWDSVGQVTHYRNKYDDVYGNGANQNGVGVALSQEVGKPFFLMPKLAIEPQAQLMYQYLKLDSFDDGVSRVSGNSSNGVRGRLGFRLFAPNVKTEDGAGSGTPYLTFDVLHDFVPPRAVTVGGTSVRSDFGRTWGEVGVGINQVVGKGGQLYANFKLAKNFGGEERKGIFGQVGYRYSW; the protein is encoded by the coding sequence ATGAATCTGTTCCATAAGACAGTCTGGAATTCGGCCAGGCAGCAGTACATCGTTACGTCGGAAGTCGCGCGCGGACGCGCGAAGTCGGCGTCGTCGTCCTCCAGCCGCGCGCGGCGGGCATTGATGCCCGGTATCGCGTTGTCCTGCCTGGCGGCGGGCATGGCGATGCCGCCCATCGCATCGGCATCGAGTTGCCAGACCGGCACGCCGGGCCAATCGGCACCGGCAGGCGGCCAGTGCACCATCGCGGACTACAACCCGCCCGGCAGCAACGGCGGGGTGGGCGAAGCGGTGGTGGACAACGGGCAGACCGTGACCCTGCGCGGCACATCGGTGGTGGGCACCGGTTACAACGGCAATACCACCGTGCCGGCAAGCACGGTCAACGCGATCTCCGGCAGCTTCGACTCCAGCGCGCTGGTCACCGGGCCGCAGAACGTCGCGGTCAGCGCGCGCAATCCGGCGACCGGCACCAATGTGGTCTTCCGCACCTTCGATTCCGCCGCCTTCCTGGACAAGTCCAATCTGTCCACGCCGGTCAACCAGTTCGAGGACGTGAACGGCGACATGTACTACCAGGCGTCGCTGGGACGCGTGGACAAGACGGGCGGCACGCTGAACGTCAACCTGGGCGCCACGCCTTCCGGCTCGCCGACCTCGAACGGCATCCTGATGGTGTCCAAGCAGACCTACCTGACCTCGGCGGACGGCAGCGGCGCGGCGGACAGCCGTGTCGTTTGGCAATCGCGCAACACCATAGACATGGGCATCGATCCCGGCCTGCCCACGCCCGACCAGAACGGCCGCCTGACGGTGTACGTGCCGGTCACCACCTATGCGGGCACGGTAAGCTTCAATGGGGCGACCTACCAGGTGACCAACGCGGCGGAGCTGGCCGCCTACAACAATGTGCTGGTCGACGCGCTGAAGAACGGCGTGCTGACGTCGCAACTGGAGTACGACACCGCCTTCGCCCAGGCCTATACCACCGTCGACAAACCCGTCACGTACATGACGAACACCTCGGACGGCGACCTGACGCGGACGCCCAACGGCGACCGCTACGCCATACTGGCCAGCGGCGCGCGCGGCAGCGCGACCATCGCCGCGGGGGCGCAGCTGGATATGGTGCGCGCGTCCGGCGCGGTCAAGGCCACGGACGGCGCCACCGTCACCAACGAAGGCATTCTGTCCGGCAACGTGATCCAGCAGGTCGCGCGGGTGGAAAGCGGCGCGCGCTTCGTCAACGCGGCCAGCGGCGTCGTGTCGGCGGGATACCAGGTGGGCGACAAGGCCAACACGGCGACGGATGGCCTGTTCTACTACACCGGCTCGGGCATCATGGCCAGCGATACCGGGACCACGGTCGTGAACCGCGGCGTGGTGAATGTGTCGGGCATGAGCTTCGACGGCTACACCACCACCGGCATCGGCCTGGCCAATGGCGCGGCGGGGACCAACGAAGGCACGATCAACGTCGGCGTGAATCCCGGCTATACGGCCACCGTGGTGGGCGTGAATGTCCGTGGCGGCAGCAGCTTCACCAACACCGCGGGGGGCACCCTGTATATCGGCCGCGCGGCGCAGTACGCCACCGGCGATGCGGTGGCCGATGTCGCCATCGCGGGTCCGACCTATGGCGTGCGCATCATGGACACCGGCGATACGGCCATCAATGACGGCCAGATCGTCATTGGGTCGCAGGCGCAGAACGCGGTGGCGATGTTCTCGACCGCGCCGTTGTCCTCGCTGCTGCAGAACAATGGCACGATCACGATCAACGGGGCGGCGGGTGGCCTGCCCATGGCCAATATCGGCATGCTGGCGGACGATAACGGGGCGGCGGGCACCGGCGCCATCGTGCGCAACGCCGGCGTCATCAACGTCAACGGCGTCAACGGGATAGGGGTGATGGTCAACGCGGATCCCGGCATCGCGGCCAACGCCGAATCCAGCGGCACCATCAACGTCAACGGCAATGCCGATCCCGCCAGCGGCACGCGCAATTTCGGCGTATGGGTGGATGGCGCGCAGGGCAGCGCGTCGGTAACCGGCGCGATCAACCTGGGCGGCACCGGGGGCATAGGCGTATTCGCCCAGCATGGCGGCACGGTGAATGTGGCGGCGGGCTCGGTGCCGCGCTTCCTGGGCGGCACGGACCAGATCGGATTCTTCGCGGCGGGCGCCGGTTCCACCATCAATGTGTCGGCGAGCGCGATGACGGTGGACACCGAACGCTCGACGCTGTTCCGCGTCGCGGACGGCGCGGCTTTCACCGGCGCGTCCTCTGGCGGGGCCTTCGACACCACGGTGTCGGGCACCGACGCCCGCGGGGTGGTCGCCACGGGGCGCGGCACCACGATGTCGACCGGTAATTCGACGTGGCGGGTGACGGGCGCGGCCGGCGCGGCCGGTGGCGCCGTGGCCATCGTCAACGAAGGCGGGGCGGCCGGCACCATCGACGCGGGCACCGTCATCATGCTGTCGCGCGGCGGCGCGACGGCCGGCATCGTGGACGGACAGGGCCACGACCTGACGGGCGCGGCCTGGGGCGATCCGGTCGCCACCACACTGACCAACAACGCCGCCATACAGTCGGCCACGGACGGCGTGACGGGCTTCGCGGCGCGCAACCTGGGCACCCTGGTCAACAACAACAACGTCGTGCTGTCGGGCCGCTCGTCCATCGGCGTCGTCGTCGGGGCCCAGGGCGCGGTGCGGAACAACTCGACCATACAGGTCTCGCATGGCGACGGCGCGCTGGTGCAGGGGGCCAATGCATGGCTGGAGAACAACGGGATCATCCAGGCCAATGACGGCAACGCGGCCGTGCACCTGACCGGCGCGGGCGCATCGGTGGCTTTCTCCGGCAACGGGCTGATCCAGGCGCAGGGCACTGCCGACGGCATCCTGCTGGACGCGACGGCGACGGGCGGCAGCGTGGTGGGCACGGCGGGCACCATAGTCGTGAGCGGGACCGGGATGGCGATGAACAACCAGGCCGCGGGCGGCGTGATCGCCTTGACGGACACGCTGATCTCTACCAGCGGCTCGGGCTCCGCGGGTATCAGTTCATCGGGCGCCAACGGCGACGTGCTGGTGACGGGCGGGCACATCGCCACTACCGGCGCGGGTGCGGCCGGCATCCATATCAGCAGCGCGGGCACCTTGCAGCTGTCCAATGCCACCGTCGCGACGGCGGGCGAGCTGGCCTCGGGGATCATGCTCGATAGCGGGGCGACCGCGGCATTGATGGGCGCATCGGTGACGACCACGGGTCCCAATGCGGCGGCCTTGCAGGTGGAAGGCCCGGCCGGCGCGGCAAGCGCCAGCGGCAGCGCGCTGCGCAGCGCGGGCGGGCCGGGCGTGCTGGCCAACGCGGGCGGCGCGGTGGCGCTGAACGACACCGCTGTCCAAGGCGGAACGGCGGCGATCGCGGTCACGGACACCAGCGGCACCGGCAACGTGTCGACGATTTCGGTAAGCGGCGGTTCCCTGTCCGCGCAAGCGGGCCACGCGATCGACGTCACGGGGGCGCGGGCCAACATCAGCGTGCGCGCCGGCACGACGATCACGGCGGCATCGGGCACGCTGCTGAACCTGCGCAACGCCAGCGTGGTCAATCTGGACGCGCAGGGCGTGACGCTGAACGGCGACCTGATCGCCGACGCCGGCAGCAGCGGATCGGTGGCCCTGCGCAACGGCACCGTGCTGACGGGCCGCATCGATCCGCTGGCGGTTAGCATCGATACGAGCAGCACCTGGAATGTCACCGCGTCTTCGGAGACGGCGGCGCTGTCCAACGCCGGAACCATCGCCTTCATGGCGCCGACCGGCGATCCCACGCAGGCGGCGAGCTACAAGACGATCACGGCCAGCAGCTACGCCGGCAACAACGGAACCATCGCGCTGAACACCTACGTCGCGGGAGACGGCGCGCCATCCGACCGCCTGGCGATCGACGGGGGCGGCGCGACGGGCACGACGGCGCTGCGCATCCAGAATACCGGCGGACGCGGGGCGCGCACCACGGGCGACGGCATCAACGTGGTAACGGTGACGAACGGCGGGACGACGGCTCCCGGGGCTTTCCAGCTGGCGGCGCCGGTGCAGGCGGGGGCCTACGAGTATCTGCTGTACCGCGGGGGCAGTACCAGCGCGGACGATTACTTCCTGCGGTCATCGCTGGGCGGTCCGTCGTCTCCCGGCGATCCGACGCCCGCCGGTCCCCCGGCATACCGCCCCGCGGTGGCAGGCTACGCCATGATGCCCGCCTTGAACCTGGACTACGGGTTCAGCATGCTGGGCCGGCTGCATGAGCGGGTGGGCGATGTGTATGCCACGGAGCAGGCGCAGAAAGGCAACAGGAACGGCTTCTGGGGGCGCATAGGCGGCGACGGGCTGAATGCGGATTCGGGTGACCGGTTCTCGGTGAACCAGCACACCTTCTTCATGCAGTTCGGCAAGGACTGGACCTTGTCGCAGTCCGCGGAGGGCGGCAGCACGCATGCGGGCGTGACGGCGACGCTGGGCGTGTCCAATGCGGATTTCAAGGACGGCAAGCGGGATCTGAATCCGACCCTATCGGACAAGGCGGGCAGCGCGACGACGCAGGCGCAGAGCCTGGGCGGGTACTACACGAAGTACTGGCAAGATGGCAGCTACTGGGATTCGGTGGGCCAGGTGACGCACTACCGGAACAAGTACGACGACGTGTATGGCAACGGGGCCAACCAGAATGGCGTGGGGGTGGCGTTGTCGCAGGAGGTCGGCAAGCCGTTCTTCCTGATGCCCAAGCTGGCGATCGAGCCGCAGGCGCAGCTGATGTACCAGTACCTGAAGCTGGATAGTTTCGATGACGGGGTGTCCCGGGTGTCGGGGAATAGCAGCAACGGGGTGCGGGGCCGATTGGGCTTCCGCTTGTTCGCGCCTAACGTAAAGACAGAGGACGGGGCGGGGTCGGGGACGCCTTACCTGACTTTCGACGTGCTGCACGATTTCGTGCCGCCGCGCGCGGTGACGGTGGGGGGGACGTCTGTGCGGTCGGATTTCGGCAGGACCTGGGGGGAGGTGGGGGTCGGGATCAATCAGGTCGTCGGGAAGGGGGGGCAGCTATATGCCAACTTCAAACTGGCGAAGAATTTCGGCGGGGAGGAGCGGAAGGGGATATTCGGGCAGGTCGGATATCGGTATAGCTGGTAG
- a CDS encoding ABC transporter substrate-binding protein, with product MHKGFMGCAALAALMAAGTAAAADTVKIGVIQPLTGSVAYNGIADVNGAKLAVAQRNAKGGVLGKQVELVVEDGQCQPAKSVNAAEKLIQKDQVPVISGAFCSSATIAIMSVAEKYKVPLLSGVSSKTDLTERGNKWFFRSAETDALMAHAFAEILVKNLKLKTIAYIGVNDDWGRGGVDEFSRQIESMGGKTVLKEYFDHGTTDFYTLLTRVRAAKPDGIFVAAETQDGSIVVKQMKELGLSSKVFGVGSWATADFVKLTGDASEGIHAAVPYAATIDTAANKAFVADYQAAYKEAPGKYSAAGYNALNIIMDAIQRAGAAEPDKIRAAMEQTDYKGPNGEFRFDAKHQAYGFDAVLVQLKGGTPEIVSRTTVQAP from the coding sequence ATGCACAAGGGTTTTATGGGCTGCGCCGCGCTCGCGGCGCTCATGGCCGCCGGCACGGCCGCGGCCGCCGACACGGTGAAGATCGGCGTGATCCAGCCGCTGACCGGCTCGGTCGCATACAACGGCATCGCCGATGTGAACGGCGCCAAGCTCGCGGTGGCGCAGCGCAATGCCAAGGGCGGCGTGCTGGGCAAGCAGGTCGAACTGGTGGTCGAGGACGGCCAATGCCAACCGGCCAAATCCGTCAACGCGGCGGAAAAGCTCATCCAGAAAGACCAGGTTCCGGTCATCTCCGGCGCATTCTGCAGCTCCGCCACCATCGCGATCATGTCGGTGGCCGAGAAATACAAGGTGCCCCTGCTGTCCGGCGTGTCGTCCAAGACCGACCTGACCGAGCGCGGCAACAAGTGGTTCTTCCGCTCGGCCGAGACCGATGCCCTGATGGCCCACGCCTTCGCCGAGATCCTGGTCAAGAATCTGAAGCTGAAGACCATCGCCTATATCGGCGTCAATGACGACTGGGGACGCGGCGGCGTGGACGAGTTCTCGCGCCAGATCGAATCCATGGGCGGCAAGACCGTTCTGAAAGAGTACTTCGACCACGGCACCACGGATTTCTACACCCTGCTGACCCGGGTGCGCGCGGCCAAGCCGGACGGCATCTTCGTCGCCGCCGAAACGCAGGACGGCTCCATCGTGGTCAAGCAGATGAAGGAGCTGGGGCTGAGCAGCAAGGTGTTCGGGGTGGGCAGCTGGGCCACGGCGGACTTCGTCAAACTGACCGGCGACGCCTCCGAAGGCATACACGCCGCGGTTCCCTACGCCGCGACCATCGACACGGCGGCCAACAAGGCCTTCGTCGCCGATTACCAGGCCGCCTACAAGGAAGCGCCCGGCAAGTATTCCGCGGCCGGCTACAACGCGCTGAACATCATCATGGACGCCATCCAGCGGGCCGGCGCCGCCGAGCCGGACAAGATCCGCGCCGCGATGGAGCAGACCGACTACAAGGGCCCGAACGGCGAATTCCGCTTCGACGCCAAGCACCAGGCCTACGGCTTCGACGCCGTGCTGGTGCAGCTCAAGGGCGGCACGCCGGAGATCGTTTCGCGGACGACCGTGCAGGCCCCCTGA